A DNA window from Bacteroides cellulosilyticus contains the following coding sequences:
- a CDS encoding sensor histidine kinase — MKQYSLVVILHICLLAILSVGVYVLYCADLWFSMLITFLFLLGTGIHLYYIQMKQLQMMRRLTDSLRYNDMTQAFRPPYKNKLMTEMSVELSETLQAFRARLLEEEIKHQYYESLLNKVDTAVLVTDMSGRIEWLNRAATAQLGQDPQLPAELLSLPSGETQVIRIHRNGTTLEMAVATTLFVARGMERRLISLKNIHSVLERNEMEAWQKLIRVLTHEIMNSITPIISLSETLSERGVPVTLKDAAGEKEYAVMLQAMQTIHRRSKGLLGFVENYRRLTRLPAPVCASVPVRELFTDLQKLFPDETIHFELPPSEKTLDVDRAQIEQVLINLLKNAREASARRETPKIEVKAVFAPKVTSSLTAWRCTITVRDNGEGILPEVQDKIFVPFFTTKTAGSGIGLSLCKQIMNQHGGNITVYSEPGKGSCFTLQFC, encoded by the coding sequence ATGAAGCAGTATTCCTTGGTTGTTATCTTGCATATCTGTCTGCTGGCAATACTTTCTGTTGGCGTTTATGTGTTATATTGTGCTGATTTATGGTTTAGCATGCTTATAACATTCCTGTTTCTTCTGGGAACAGGAATACACCTTTATTATATACAGATGAAGCAATTGCAGATGATGCGTCGCCTGACGGACAGTTTGCGTTATAATGACATGACACAGGCTTTCCGTCCGCCTTATAAAAATAAACTGATGACAGAAATGTCTGTAGAGCTATCTGAAACCTTGCAGGCATTTCGTGCCCGCCTGTTGGAAGAAGAAATAAAACATCAGTATTACGAAAGTCTGCTGAACAAGGTAGATACTGCTGTATTAGTGACTGATATGTCCGGACGTATTGAGTGGCTGAATCGTGCTGCCACTGCCCAGTTAGGGCAAGATCCGCAATTGCCGGCCGAACTTTTGAGCCTTCCTTCCGGTGAAACGCAGGTCATACGTATTCATCGAAATGGAACCACTTTAGAAATGGCAGTAGCTACCACTCTCTTTGTAGCCCGTGGCATGGAGAGGCGCCTTATCAGTTTGAAGAATATCCATTCTGTACTGGAACGGAATGAGATGGAAGCCTGGCAAAAGCTGATACGTGTACTCACTCATGAAATTATGAACTCCATTACTCCTATCATTTCCCTCTCTGAAACACTTAGTGAGCGCGGAGTACCCGTTACATTAAAAGATGCAGCGGGCGAAAAAGAATATGCTGTAATGCTACAAGCTATGCAAACCATTCATCGACGTAGTAAGGGACTATTAGGTTTTGTAGAAAACTATCGTCGTCTTACCCGTCTTCCCGCTCCTGTCTGTGCTAGTGTGCCGGTTCGGGAACTGTTCACCGATTTACAGAAACTTTTTCCTGATGAAACTATTCATTTCGAGCTTCCACCTTCGGAGAAAACACTGGATGTGGATCGTGCTCAGATAGAACAAGTGCTTATTAATCTGTTGAAAAATGCTCGTGAAGCATCTGCCCGCCGCGAAACGCCCAAGATTGAGGTTAAAGCTGTTTTTGCACCGAAAGTGACTTCTTCTCTTACTGCATGGCGTTGTACTATTACTGTTCGGGATAATGGTGAAGGTATCTTACCTGAAGTGCAGGATAAAATATTTGTTCCGTTCTTCACAACGAAAACTGCCGGTTCGGGTATCGGACTCAGTCTTTGCAAGCAGATCATGAATCAGCATGGAGGAAATATTACCGTTTATTCGGAACCGGGAAAAGGGAGTTGCTTTACTTTACAATTCTGTTAG
- a CDS encoding NEW3 domain-containing protein produces the protein MIMRTNYLLLLTILLGLIPVNYTHASDSIPSVFLYSPYTKISVSPGTSIDYKIDLINNSDIPVNVDLSVTGLPASWKRELKSGGWNINKLAVLPSEKKDFNLKLEVPLKINKGSYNFVVSAGDCQLPLTVIVAQQGTYQTEFTTDQPNMQGNSKSTFTFNAVLKNQTADQQLYALMSNAPRGWNVIFKPNYKQATSAQVEANASQNVSIDVTPPANVEAGNYKISVRAVAGNTSADLDLEVVVTGTYQMELTTPRGLLSTEITAGDVKRLELVVRNTGSSLLKDIQLSSGKPKDWEVSFEPAKIEILKAGETSTVTAIMKASKKALPGDYVATMEARTPEVNATAQFRIAVKTPMLWGWVGILVIVVAVGGVYYLFRKYGRR, from the coding sequence ATGATTATGCGAACTAATTATTTGCTGCTATTAACCATTTTATTGGGTTTAATACCCGTGAATTACACACACGCCTCTGACTCAATTCCAAGCGTGTTTCTTTATTCTCCTTATACAAAGATTTCTGTTTCTCCGGGAACGAGTATTGATTACAAAATTGATTTAATCAATAATTCGGATATTCCGGTCAATGTAGATCTGTCTGTTACAGGATTACCTGCAAGTTGGAAACGTGAATTGAAATCCGGTGGTTGGAATATTAACAAATTAGCTGTCCTGCCTAGTGAAAAGAAAGACTTTAACCTGAAATTGGAAGTCCCATTAAAAATAAACAAGGGTAGCTACAATTTTGTTGTATCTGCTGGAGACTGTCAACTTCCTTTAACTGTCATCGTAGCTCAGCAAGGTACTTATCAGACTGAATTTACTACTGATCAGCCCAATATGCAGGGCAACTCAAAATCGACATTTACTTTTAATGCCGTACTGAAGAATCAGACGGCTGATCAGCAGTTATATGCATTGATGTCTAATGCGCCCAGAGGATGGAATGTTATTTTTAAACCTAATTATAAGCAGGCAACTTCCGCACAAGTAGAAGCGAATGCCAGCCAGAATGTGTCGATAGACGTCACTCCGCCGGCTAATGTTGAAGCAGGGAATTATAAGATTTCAGTACGTGCAGTAGCCGGTAATACTTCTGCTGATCTGGATCTGGAAGTGGTGGTTACCGGTACATATCAAATGGAACTGACTACTCCACGGGGATTGTTGAGTACTGAAATAACTGCCGGAGATGTGAAGCGTCTGGAGTTGGTTGTCAGAAACACAGGTTCCTCTTTATTAAAGGATATTCAACTCTCATCCGGTAAGCCAAAAGATTGGGAAGTATCTTTTGAACCTGCCAAAATAGAAATATTAAAAGCCGGAGAAACATCTACTGTTACAGCTATAATGAAAGCTTCGAAAAAAGCTTTGCCAGGCGACTATGTAGCAACAATGGAAGCCAGAACCCCCGAAGTAAATGCAACCGCACAATTCAGAATTGCAGTAAAAACACCAATGCTTTGGGGTTGGGTAGGAATATTAGTCATCGTTGTAGCTGTGGGAGGTGTCTATTACCTATTCCGAAAATATGGAAGGAGGTAA
- a CDS encoding ABC transporter ATP-binding protein, with translation MGEQVIVLTDLTKKYGNFTAVDHISLSICKGEIFGLLGPNGAGKSTTILMMLGLTEPTSGKVEICGIDSTTNPIEVKRKIGYLPEDLGFYDDMTGLENLIYTALLNGFSRKEAEEKAKELMHRVGLAEQVNKKTGKYSRGMRQRLGLADVLIKNPEIIILDEPTSGIDPAGIQEFIELIRNLSRVHSLTVLFSSHNLDQVQKACDRVGLFNHGELLAQLDLREMEGKQVELIDIYNNYIKEGGEKYERN, from the coding sequence ATGGGCGAACAAGTGATTGTACTTACCGATTTAACCAAAAAATACGGTAATTTCACTGCTGTAGACCATATTAGCCTGTCAATCTGCAAAGGAGAGATTTTCGGATTATTGGGTCCGAATGGTGCGGGAAAATCCACAACTATCCTGATGATGCTGGGGTTGACAGAACCAACTTCCGGTAAAGTGGAAATTTGCGGAATAGACTCCACTACAAATCCTATTGAAGTCAAGAGGAAAATTGGTTATCTTCCTGAAGATTTAGGCTTTTACGATGATATGACCGGGTTGGAAAATCTCATCTATACAGCACTTCTGAACGGCTTTTCAAGGAAAGAGGCTGAAGAGAAAGCAAAGGAACTTATGCACCGGGTTGGACTTGCCGAACAGGTGAATAAAAAAACCGGAAAGTATTCCCGCGGTATGAGGCAACGTTTGGGTTTAGCGGATGTATTGATAAAGAATCCGGAAATCATTATTCTGGACGAGCCGACATCCGGTATCGATCCTGCCGGAATCCAGGAATTTATAGAATTGATTCGTAATTTGAGTAGGGTACATTCCCTTACCGTATTGTTTTCCTCACATAATCTGGATCAGGTACAGAAAGCTTGTGATCGTGTGGGCTTATTTAATCACGGAGAATTACTGGCTCAGCTTGATCTTAGAGAAATGGAAGGTAAACAAGTGGAACTTATTGATATCTACAATAATTATATAAAGGAAGGAGGTGAGAAGTATGAACGGAATTGA
- a CDS encoding ABC transporter permease codes for MNGIEQPFWVIVNKEIRDHVRSWRFIILLAIITLTCLGALYTSLTSMHEAVKSGDVEDTFFFLKLFTVSDGTLPSFVLFINFLGPLLGIALGFDAMNSELNKGTLCRILSQPIHRDCIINAKFVAALIVITIMLFVLGFLVMGAGLIAIGIPPTPEEFARIISFLILSVFYVGLWLNTAILFSLCFRQTATSALASLAIWLFFSVFYTMIVNWIAKMFMPSDMMSPYYVVGYQKIVWGIMSLNPCELFNQATSVLLMPSLRSLGPLMMEQVQGAIPSPLPLGQSLLVIWPQLTGLIAVTILCFALSYIIFMRREIRSR; via the coding sequence ATGAACGGAATTGAGCAGCCTTTCTGGGTTATTGTGAATAAAGAGATCCGGGATCATGTGCGTAGTTGGCGCTTTATTATTTTACTTGCCATTATCACGCTCACTTGCTTGGGAGCCTTGTATACATCACTCACCAGTATGCATGAGGCTGTCAAATCAGGTGATGTGGAAGATACTTTTTTCTTCTTGAAATTGTTTACCGTATCCGATGGTACATTGCCTTCTTTTGTTTTGTTCATCAACTTTTTAGGGCCGCTGTTAGGTATTGCCTTAGGATTTGATGCCATGAATTCGGAACTGAACAAAGGGACATTATGCCGTATATTATCACAACCGATACACCGTGATTGTATAATCAATGCCAAATTTGTTGCTGCACTGATTGTGATTACAATTATGCTGTTTGTATTAGGTTTTTTGGTAATGGGAGCTGGGCTGATAGCCATCGGTATTCCACCTACACCGGAAGAATTTGCCCGTATCATTTCCTTTTTGATCCTAAGTGTTTTCTATGTAGGTCTTTGGTTGAATACGGCGATACTGTTCTCGCTCTGCTTCCGGCAGACGGCTACTTCAGCTTTGGCTTCTCTGGCGATATGGTTGTTTTTCAGCGTATTTTATACGATGATTGTCAATTGGATTGCTAAGATGTTCATGCCTTCTGATATGATGTCGCCTTATTATGTTGTCGGTTATCAAAAAATAGTTTGGGGCATAATGTCATTGAATCCGTGCGAATTATTCAATCAGGCAACTTCTGTATTGCTGATGCCATCACTTCGAAGCTTGGGACCGTTAATGATGGAGCAGGTTCAAGGGGCAATACCTAGCCCTCTCCCATTGGGACAGAGTTTACTGGTTATATGGCCACAGCTAACAGGATTGATTGCAGTTACAATTCTCTGTTTTGCACTCTCTTATATCATATTTATGCGTAGAGAAATACGTTCAAGGTAA
- a CDS encoding lipocalin family protein, with the protein MKKQIFSMAVMAVIFAACGGGTKTPVTVVGSWVMPINGQPGEVQGIKLEENGEASSINMHTLIYKEWEQQGDQLYLTVKSIGNGIEIEGVDTLKIDKLTPDSLVLSSNYGYTLEYVRQK; encoded by the coding sequence ATGAAAAAACAAATTTTCAGCATGGCTGTCATGGCAGTCATATTTGCCGCTTGTGGCGGTGGAACAAAAACTCCTGTCACAGTGGTAGGTTCTTGGGTAATGCCCATTAACGGACAACCTGGAGAAGTGCAAGGAATCAAACTGGAAGAGAATGGAGAAGCATCTTCCATTAATATGCACACTTTGATATACAAAGAATGGGAACAACAAGGTGACCAGCTTTATCTGACAGTAAAAAGTATCGGTAATGGAATAGAGATTGAAGGTGTGGATACACTGAAGATTGATAAGCTAACGCCGGATTCTTTAGTGTTAAGTTCCAATTATGGATATACTCTTGAGTATGTAAGGCAGAAATAA
- a CDS encoding tRNA1(Val) (adenine(37)-N6)-methyltransferase: MPNPYFQFKQFTIWHDKCAMKVGTDGVLLGAWAETESSQKILDIGTGTGLIAIMLAQRYPLSQITAIEIDEAAAAQAKMNVARSPWIKRIQVICNDFSLFQTESKYNLIVSNPPYFVDALNCPDKQRNMARHTCELNYELLFRRSTHLLEKQGRVCIIIPTEAEKLVIDTAWKYMLYPSRRLHVFTKPGKPSRRVLISFSHEEQECIEETLCIEVEHHQFTPEYIALTKDFYLKM; this comes from the coding sequence ATGCCAAATCCTTATTTTCAGTTTAAACAATTTACTATATGGCACGATAAATGTGCCATGAAAGTAGGTACAGATGGAGTGCTGCTAGGTGCCTGGGCAGAGACAGAAAGCTCGCAAAAAATCCTCGATATAGGAACTGGCACTGGATTGATAGCGATAATGTTAGCACAGCGATATCCATTGTCGCAAATCACGGCTATAGAAATAGATGAAGCTGCGGCAGCTCAGGCTAAGATGAATGTAGCCCGTTCTCCGTGGATAAAACGAATACAAGTTATCTGTAACGATTTCAGTCTATTTCAGACCGAAAGTAAATATAATCTGATAGTTTCTAATCCACCATATTTTGTTGATGCATTGAACTGCCCTGACAAGCAACGCAATATGGCACGTCATACCTGTGAACTAAATTATGAGTTACTTTTTCGACGCTCGACACATCTCCTTGAAAAGCAAGGGAGGGTATGTATCATCATTCCTACCGAAGCAGAAAAGTTGGTAATTGACACAGCCTGGAAATACATGTTGTACCCTTCGCGCCGTCTTCATGTCTTCACCAAACCGGGTAAACCAAGCCGAAGAGTACTTATTTCATTCAGCCACGAAGAACAAGAGTGTATAGAAGAGACTTTATGTATTGAAGTGGAACACCATCAATTTACACCGGAATATATTGCACTAACAAAAGATTTTTATTTAAAAATGTAG